One genomic window of Solanum dulcamara chromosome 10, daSolDulc1.2, whole genome shotgun sequence includes the following:
- the LOC129870164 gene encoding protein NSP-INTERACTING KINASE 3, producing the protein MERKCCMLWHVGLLVLTLMEICYASLSPTGINYEVVALTEIKKALHDPYNVLENWDVTSVDPCSWRMVTCTNDGYVSSLGLPSQSLSGTLSPGIGNLTKLQSVLLQNNTIYGPIPGVVGSLEKLETLDLSNNKFDGEIPASFGDLNNLNYLRLNNNSLTGCIPQSLSSIGGLSLVDVSFNNLRGPLPKISARAFKVVGNPLICGQSSGNNCSAVYPEPLSFPPDSLGDQKAGSKSHHVAVALGASFGAAFLVIIVIALVLWWRYRHNQQIFFDVNEQYDPEVCLGHLKRYVFKELRTATDHFSSKNILGSGGFGVVYKGRLNNGTVVAVKRLKDYNAVGGEIQFQTEVELISLAVHRNLLRLWGFCSTESERLLVYPYMPNGSVAARLKDHIHGRPVLDWSRRKRIAVGTARGLVYLHEQCDPKIIHRDVKAANILLDEEFEAVVGDFGLAKLLDHRDSHVTTAVRGTVGHIAPEYLSTGQSSEKTDVFGFGILLLELITGQKAVDFGRGANQKGVMLDWVKKLHVEKKLNLMVDKDLKNNFDRIELEEMVQVALLCTQFIPTYRPKMSEVLRMLEGDGLAEKWEASQKVETPRYRTSENTPKRYSDYIEESSLVVEAMELSGPR; encoded by the exons ATGGAGAGAAAGTGTTGTATGCTGTGGCATGTGGGACTGCTGGTTTTAACATTGATGGAGATTTGTTATGCTTCTCTTTCCCCTACTGGTATCAATTATGAAG TTGTTGCTTTGACGGAAATTAAGAAGGCCTTACATGATCCTTACAATGTTCTGGAGAATTGGGATGTCACTTCTGTCGACCCTTGCAGTTGGAGAATGGTCACATGTACAAATGATGGATATGTTTCTTCTCT TGGACTACCTAGTCAAAGTTTATCTGGAACCTTATCACCTGGAATTGGAAACCTCACTAAATTGCAATCTGT ATTGCTGCAAAACAATACTATTTATGGTCCTATTCCTGGTGTGGTTGGTAGTTTAGAAAAGCTTGAGACACTTGATCTTTCCAACAATAAATTTGATGGAGAAATACCTGCTTCGTTCGGAGACCTcaataatttgaattattt ACGATTAAACAACAATAGCCTCACAGGATGCATTCCTCAATCTCTCTCTAGCATTGGAGGCCTTTCTCTTGT GGATGTTTCTTTTAATAATCTTAGGGGTCCATTGCCCAAAATATCTGCAAGAGCTTTCAA AGTTGTTGGAAATCCTTTGATTTGTGGCCAAAGTTCTGGGAATAATTGTTCAGCAGTGTATCCAGAACCACTGTCCTTCCCACCAGATAGTTTAGGAG ATCAAAAAGCAGGAAGTAAAAGCCATCATGTGGCTGTTGCTCTTGGAGCAAGTTTTGGTGCTGCTTTCTTGGTTATAATAGTTATAGCACTGGTTCTTTGGTGGCGCTACCGACATAATCAGCAGATCTTCTTTGATGTCAATG AACAATATGATCCAGAGGTATGCTTGGGTCACTTGAAAAGGTATGTCTTTAAGGAACTTCGGACTGCAACTGACCATTTCAgctcaaaaaatattttgggtAGCGGAGGATTTGGAGTTGTGTACAAGGGCCGCTTAAATAATGGAACTGTTGTGGCTGTCAAAAGATTGAAGGACTACAATGCTGTTGGTGGTGAAATCCAATTTCAGACAGAAGTCGAGTTAATTAGTCTGGCTGTCCATCGAAATCTTCTCCGTCTTTGGGGTTTTTGTTCAACTGAAAGTGAGCGGCTTCTTGTTTACCCCTATATGCCAAATGGAAGTGTAGCAGCACGATTAAAAG ATCACATCCATGGCAGGCCAGTTTTGGACTGGTCAAGGCGGAAAAGAATAGCAGTAGGTACAGCAAGAGGGCTAGTATATTTGCATGAGCAGTGTGACCCTAAAATTATCCATCGTGATGTCAAAGCAGCCAACATTCTATTGGATGAGGAATTTGAAGCAGTTGTAGGAGATTTTGGGTTGGCAAAACTCTTGGATCACCGGGATTCTCATGTAACGACTGCTGTCAGGGGCACAGTTGGTCACATTGCTCCAGAATATTTGTCAACCGGTCAATCATCAGAGAAGACTGATGTGTTTGGGTTTGGAATCTTGCTTCTTGAGCTAATTACAGGTCAGAAGGCTGTGGACTTTGGACGAGGGGCCAACCAGAAAGGTGTTATGCTTGATTGG GTAAAGAAGCTTCATGTAGAGAAAAAGCTGAACCTTATGGTGGACAAAGATTTGAAGAACAACTTTGACCGGATTGAACTTGAAGAGATGGTTCAAGTTGCCCTTCTGTGTACCCAATTCATTCCAACTTATCGGCCAAAGATGTCGGAAGTACTAAGGATGTTGGAGGGAGATGGTTTAGCTGAAAAATGGGAGGCTTCACAAAAAGTGGAGACTCCTAGGTACAGAACGTCTGAAAATACACCAAAGAGATATTCTGATTATATAGAAGAATCATCACTAGTAGTTGAAGCAATGGAGCTTTCAGGACCTAGATGA